From the genome of Nocardia sp. NBC_01503, one region includes:
- a CDS encoding DUF1254 domain-containing protein — translation MDRAISRRAMLGLAAAAGLSIAACSRSEDSSGTSTTPTVSNTDAVAIATDAYIFGYPLVLMHATADSSGPVNRFRHARGLPTAADRILVRTNLDTLYSTAWLDLSGEPMVLQVPAIAHGRFWLMQLLDAWSNTVHDPSSMRPRDGRPDPPFTYLITGPGWTGRVPDGLSHLRMPTDTAWLLGRIQVDGVEDLPAVRAIQDQLRLAPLPAWLADHGAPTPGAPIAQGQGFRSSPATEVAALDGRRFFDRLCELMAADAPAEADAPALKRFATIGIEPGGSVDALRLSDLDAAAADARKSIANYVDPGAYTENGWLFHDNLGSYGTDYRLRASTALGGLGAQPRRDAVYPTTEALAADNNGVPRAFRLRFEPGHLPPADAFWSLTAYDSDNFLVANPAGVYTVGHQAPPVADPDGGFEILVQHADPGPTVPHGNWLPIPASGTFSLTLRLYAPRPEATDGSWKPPQLNPVS, via the coding sequence ATGGACCGCGCCATCAGTCGTCGCGCCATGCTCGGTTTGGCCGCCGCCGCCGGGCTCTCCATCGCCGCGTGTAGCCGTTCCGAGGATTCTTCCGGTACATCCACCACGCCGACAGTATCGAACACCGATGCCGTGGCAATCGCCACCGACGCTTACATATTCGGATATCCACTGGTCCTGATGCACGCGACGGCGGATTCCAGTGGTCCGGTGAACCGTTTCCGGCACGCTCGGGGTCTGCCCACCGCCGCCGATCGCATACTCGTCCGCACCAATCTGGACACCCTCTACTCGACCGCCTGGCTGGATCTCTCCGGTGAGCCGATGGTGCTGCAGGTGCCCGCCATCGCGCACGGCCGCTTCTGGCTCATGCAGTTACTCGATGCCTGGTCCAACACGGTGCACGATCCCAGCAGTATGCGCCCGCGTGACGGCCGCCCCGATCCGCCGTTCACATATCTGATCACCGGTCCCGGCTGGACCGGGCGGGTACCGGACGGCCTCTCGCACTTGCGGATGCCGACCGACACCGCCTGGCTGCTCGGTCGCATACAGGTCGACGGTGTCGAGGATCTGCCCGCCGTACGTGCCATTCAGGACCAATTGCGGCTGGCTCCACTACCGGCCTGGCTGGCCGATCACGGCGCGCCCACGCCAGGGGCGCCGATCGCGCAGGGGCAGGGCTTTCGGAGTTCGCCCGCCACCGAGGTGGCGGCCCTGGACGGGCGCCGCTTCTTCGACCGGCTCTGTGAACTCATGGCCGCGGACGCGCCCGCGGAGGCGGACGCCCCGGCGCTGAAACGCTTCGCCACCATCGGTATCGAACCCGGCGGCAGTGTGGACGCGCTGCGACTGTCGGATCTGGATGCCGCCGCCGCGGATGCCCGCAAGTCCATCGCGAACTATGTCGATCCCGGCGCATACACCGAGAACGGCTGGCTCTTCCACGACAACCTGGGCAGCTACGGCACCGACTACCGGCTCCGCGCCAGCACCGCGCTGGGCGGGCTGGGCGCACAGCCGCGCCGGGACGCGGTGTACCCCACCACCGAGGCGCTCGCCGCCGACAACAATGGCGTCCCGCGGGCGTTCCGGCTGCGCTTCGAGCCCGGACACCTGCCGCCCGCGGACGCCTTCTGGTCGCTGACCGCGTACGACTCGGATAATTTCCTGGTCGCCAATCCCGCGGGTGTCTACACCGTCGGACATCAGGCGCCGCCGGTCGCGGATCCGGACGGCGGGTTCGAGATTCTGGTGCAGCATGCCGATCCGGGACCGACCGTGCCGCACGGCAATTGGCTGCCCATCCCGGCCTCGGGCACCTTCTCGCTGACCCTGCGGTTGTACGCCCCGCGCCCCGAGGCCACCGACGGCAGCTGGAAGCC